The following proteins are co-located in the Hippoglossus stenolepis isolate QCI-W04-F060 chromosome 23, HSTE1.2, whole genome shotgun sequence genome:
- the prkd4 gene encoding protein kinase D4 — translation MSAATALVQFQLGLFREVVRVPAGNLSYRHAKRLAAEVIERKAPDCSVVGVGEKILLFRHQPDSEQLLQRLTNQDELQDGDLIEVVIAGSASVTEMRIRPHSLVVQSYRTPTFCHHCGEMLWGLVRQGLKCDGCGLDFHKRCAFLLPNNCSRARRRVSTSLSLFPPRRPRAHSLSNQAGGSLEEISTTRPSSRPPSWAEPPVWLGVGGGRVQVPHTFHIHSYTKPTVCQHCHRLLRGLFRQGLQCSDCRFNCHRRCEPLVPRACPGERSRANGEESTAAGDSGPPDPEDDEVITTPHASDDDMSSDGDSPADTKEVEQGREPMSPCFSSNIPLMRLVQSVHHSKRRAGGVLREGWLLHHTSTDTMRKRHYWILDWKSITLYPSESSTKYYKEIPLSEVLQVRGSAQLTTPLSPGDGAHSFEVVTASLVYCVVAGEEGPAWESAIHQGLMPVESSGGGSGEEEHDQRSHSADVSSVYQIFTDEVLGSGQFGVVYRGTHRKSGRAVAIKVIDKTRFPTKQETHLRNEVSILQNLSHNGVVLLEGMFETVQYVFVVMEKLHGDMLEMILSNEKGRLPERNTRFLVMQILEALRYLHFKHIAHCDLKPENVLLASAEPLPQVKLCDFGFARIISEKSFRRTVVGTPAYLAPEVISSSGYNRSLDMWSVGVIMYVSLSGTFPFNEDEDIKQQITNATFMYPRQPWASISLEAVSLINNLLRVSLRQRFSVGRALGHPWLQDFQLWCDLRAFEQRMGCRYLTHRGDEERWTRLAQERGLDFPSHLCWEPDDDPDM, via the exons ATGTCCGCAGCGACGGCTCTGGTCCAGTTCCAGCTCGGCCTGTTCAGGGAGGTGGTTCGAGTCCCGGCTGGGAACCTGAGCTACCGCCATGCGAAGAGGCTGGCTGCAGAGGTCATCGAGCGGAAG gCTCCAGACTGCAGCGTGGTCGGCGTCGGGGAGAAGATTCTGCTGTTCAGACATCAGCCTGACtcggagcagctgctgcagcgtcTGACCAATCAGGACGAGCTGCAGGACGGAGACCTGATCGAGGTCGTCAtcgcag GGTCAGCCTCTGTGACTGAGATGAGGATCCGTCCACACTCCCTGGTGGTGCAGTCGTACCGGACCCCCACCTTCTGTCATCACTGTGGGGAGATGCTGTGGGGCCTCGTCCGTCAGGGGTTGAAATGTGACG GGTGTGGATTGGACTTCCATAAACGCTGCGCTTTCCTGTTGCCCAACAACTGCAGCCGAGCACGACGTCGGGTCAGCACCAGCCTCTCTCTGTTCCCCCCCCGACGACCCCGGGCACACTCCCTCTCCAATCAGGCCGGAGGCAGCCTGGAGGAG atCAGCACCACCAGGCCCTCCTCCAGGCCTCCGTCCTGGGCAGAGCCCCCGGTGTGGCTGGGAGTGGGCGGAGGCAGGGTTCAGGTGCCTCACACCTTCCACATCCACAGCTACACCAAACCCACCGTGTGCCAGCACTGCCACCGGCTGCTCAGAGGGCTCTTCAGACAGGGGCTGCAGTGCTCGG ACTGCAGGTTCAACTGCCACCGCCGCTGCGAGCCTCTGGTGCCCAGGGCCTGTCCGGGCGAGAGGAGCCGCGCCAACGGGGAAG AATCCACAGCAGCTGGTGACAGCGGTCCACCGGACCCAGAGGATGATGAGGTCATCACCACGCCACACGCCTCTGATGACGACATGTCCTCTGACGGCGACTCCCCCGCCGACACCAAGGAAGTGGAGCAAGGGCGAGAACCAATGAG TCCGTGCTTCAGCAGCAACATCCCTCTGATGAGACTCGTCCAGTCGGTGCACCACAGTAAGAGGAGAGCCGGGGGGGTCCTGAGGGAGGGGTGGCTGCTGCATCACACCAGCACAGACACAATG AGGAAACGTCATTACTGGATCCTGGACTGGAAGAGCATCACCCTGTACCCGAGCGAGAGCAGCACCAAGTACTACAAA gagatCCCTCTGTCTGAGGTGCTGCAGGTCCGAGGCTCCGCCCAGCTCACCACGCCTCTGTCACCAGGAGACGGCGCCCACTCCTTTGAGGTGGTGACGGCCTCGCTGGTGTACTGCGTGGTGGCCGGAGAGGAGGGGCCGGCGTGGGAGAGCGCCATCCACCAGGGCCTGATGCCCGTGGAGAGCAGCGGGGGAGGGAGCGGCGAGGAGGAGCACG ATCAACGTTCACACAGCGCG GACGTCAGCTCCGTGTATCAGATCTTTACAGACGAGGTGCTGGGGTCGGGGCAGTTTGGAGTCGTGTACAGAG GTACTCACAGGAAGTCGGGGCGAGCAGTCGCCATCAAGGTCATCGACAAGACTCGTTTTCCCACCAAACAAGAGACTCATCTGAGGAATGAAGTTTCCATCCTGCAG aATCTGTCACACAACGGTGTGGTTCTGTTGGAGGGGATGTTCGAGACCGTCCAGTACGTCTTTGTCGTCATGGAGAAGCTCCACGGAGACATGCTGGAGATGATTCTGTCCAATGAGAAAGGACGACTCCCTGAACGCAACACGCGCTTCCTGGTGATGCAG ATCCTCGAGGCGCTGCGTTACCTGCACTTCAAACACATCGCTCACTGTGACCTCAAACCGGAGAACGTTCTCCTGGCCTCGGCCGAGCCCCTCCCTCAG GTGAAGCTGTGCGACTTCGGCTTCGCCCGCATCATCAGCGAGAAGTCCTTCCGCCGCACGGTGGTGGGGACGCCGGCCTACCTGGCGCCCGAGGtcatcagcagcagcggctACAACCGCTCGCTGGACATGTGGTCAGTGGGCGTGATCATGTACGTGAGCCTGAGCGGGACGTTCCCCTTCAACGAGGACGAGGACATCAAACAGCAGATCACCAACGCCACCTTCATGTATCCACGGCAACCGTGGGCCTCCATCTCACTGGAGG CTGTGAGTCTCATCAACAACCTGCTGCGGGTGTCGCTCAGACAGAGGTTCAGCGTGGGCAGAGCTCTGGGACACCCCTGGCTGCAG gactTCCAGCTGTGGTGCGACCTCCGGGCGTTCGAGCAGAGGATGGGCTGCAGGTACCTGACGCACCGAGGGGACGAGGAGCGCTGGACACGCTTGGCCCAGGAGAGAGGCCTGGACTTCCCCTCCCACCTCTGCTGGGAGCCTGACGACGACCCTGACATGTGA
- the klc2 gene encoding kinesin light chain 2 isoform X1, whose protein sequence is MSTMVYPREEALERLSQDEIVLNTKAVMQGLETLRGEHAQLLNSLLDCTQPPVAQEKSGLLRKSLEAIELGLGEAQVIIALSSHLSAVESEKQKLRAQVRRLCQENQWLRDELAGTQHKLQRSEQSVAQLEEEKKHLEFMNQIKKFDDDVSPSEEKSQGSGGGGGSGGGDTSKDSLDDLFPNDDDQGPAQPSGEVAAQQGGYEIPARLRTLHNLVIQYASQGRYEVAVPLCKQALEDLEKTSGRDHPDVATMLNILALVYRDQNKYKEAAHLLNDALAIREKTLGKDHPAVAATLNNLAVLYGKRGKYKEAEPLCKRALEIREKVLGKYHPDVAKQLNNLALLCQNQSKYDEVEYYYRRALEIYESKLGADDPNVAKTKNNLATCYLKQGKFKDAESLYKEILTRAHEKEFGSVNNDNKPIWMHAEEREESKGKRRDSGPYVEYGSWYKACKVDSPTVNTTLKSLGALYRRQGKLEAAETLEECASKSRKQGIDAINQSKVVELLKDGGAGGSDRRHSREGINGPGGQRGEGEGDDSAEWNGDGNGSLRRSGSFGKIRDALRRSSEMLVKKLQGSGPQEPRNPGMKRASSLNFLNKSTEETTQDCCRTPPPDCRTAGGSAPATWTCPDAAP, encoded by the exons ATGTCCACCATGGTGTATCCACGAGAAGAAGCCCTGGAGCGCCTGAGCCAGGATGAGATCGTCCTCAACACCAAGGCCGTCATGCAGGGCCTGGAGACCCTGCGGGGGGAGCACGCCCAGCTCCTCAACTCCCTGCTGGACTGCACCCAGCCCCCCGTCGCCCAGGAGAAGTCCGGCCTGCTCCGCAAGAGCCTGGAGGCCATCGAGCTCGGCCTGGGAGAAGCACAG GTGATCATCGCCCTGTCCAGCCACCTGAGCGCCGTGGAGTCGGAGAAGCAGAAGCTGCGCGCCCAGGTGCGTCGCCTCTGCCAGGAGAACCAGTGGCTGCGGGACGAGTTGGCCGGGACGCAGCACAAGCTGCAGCGCAGCGAGCAGAGCGTGgcccagctggaggaggagaagaagcacCTGGAGTTCATGAACCAGATCAAGAAGTTCGACGATGACGTGTCGCCGTCGGAGGAGAAGAGCCAGGGCtcaggtggagggggggggagcggaggaggagacacCTCCAAGGACAGTTTGGACGACTTGTTCCCCAACGACGATGACCAAGGACCAG CTCAGCCCAGTGGGGAGGTGGCGGCCCAGCAGGGAGGCTACGAGATCCCAGCGCGCCTCAGGACGCTGCACAACCTGGTGATCCAGTACGCCTCCCAGGGGAGGTACGAGGTGGCCGTGCCGCTGTGCAAACAGGCCCTGGAGGACCTGGAGAAGACGTCTGGACGCGACCACCCCGACGTCGCCACCATGCTCAACATCCTGGCCCTGGTGTACAG agACCAGAACAAGTACAAGGAGGCAGCTCACCTCCTGAACGACGCCCTGGCCATCAGGGAGAAGACGCTGGGGAAGGATCATCCCGCTGTGGCTGCCACGCTCAACAACCTGGCTGTGCTGTACGGAAAGAGGGGCAAGTACAAGGAGGCTGAGCCGCTCTGCAAGAGGGCGCTGGAGATCCGAGAGAAG GTGCTGGGGAAGTACCACCCCGACGTGGCCAAGCAGCTGAACAACCTGGCGCTGCTGTGTCAGAACCAGAGCAAGTACGACGAGGTGGAGTACTACTACCGACGAGCCCTGGAGATCTACGAGTCCAAACTGGGAGCCGACGACCCCAACGTGGCCAAGACCAAAAACAACCTG GCCACATGCTACCTGAAGCAAGGGAAGTTCAAAGATGCCGAGTCTCTGTACAAGGAGATCCTGACCCGGGCTCACGAGAAAGAGTTTGGATCCGTCAACA atGACAACAAGCCGATCTGGATGCacgcagaggagagagaggagagcaag GGAAAACGCAGGGACTCTGGCCCGTATGTGGAGTACGGGAGCTGGTATAAGGCCTGCAAGGTGGACAG CCCCACGGTGAACACCACCCTGAAAAGCCTGGGAGCGCTGTACCGTCGTCAGGGTAAACTGGAAGCAGCAGAGACTCTGGAGGAGTGCGCCAGCAAGTCACGGAAACAG GGCATCGATGCCATTAACCAGAGCAAAgtggtggagctgctgaaggACGGAGGAGCCGGCGGCAGCGACAGACGACACAGCAGGGAGGGAATCAACGGACCTGGGGGACAGCGGGGGGAGGGCGAGGGCGATGACTCTGCCGAGTGGAACGGG GACGGGAACGGGTCTCTGCGCCGCAGCGGCTCCTTCGGGAAGATCCGCGACgctctgaggaggagcagcgagATGCTGGTGAAGAAGCTGCAGGGGAGCGGCCCTCAGGAACCTCGGAACCCAGG gATGAAGAGAGCGAGTTCCCTCAACTTCCTCAACAAGAGCACCGAGGAGACCACGCAG GACTGTTGCAGGACGCCGCCTCCGGACTGTCGGACTGCAGGGGGCTCAGCGCCAGCAACGTGGACCTGTCCAGACGCAGCTCCCTGA
- the klc2 gene encoding kinesin light chain 2 isoform X2, with amino-acid sequence MSTMVYPREEALERLSQDEIVLNTKAVMQGLETLRGEHAQLLNSLLDCTQPPVAQEKSGLLRKSLEAIELGLGEAQVIIALSSHLSAVESEKQKLRAQVRRLCQENQWLRDELAGTQHKLQRSEQSVAQLEEEKKHLEFMNQIKKFDDDVSPSEEKSQGSGGGGGSGGGDTSKDSLDDLFPNDDDQGPAQPSGEVAAQQGGYEIPARLRTLHNLVIQYASQGRYEVAVPLCKQALEDLEKTSGRDHPDVATMLNILALVYRDQNKYKEAAHLLNDALAIREKTLGKDHPAVAATLNNLAVLYGKRGKYKEAEPLCKRALEIREKVLGKYHPDVAKQLNNLALLCQNQSKYDEVEYYYRRALEIYESKLGADDPNVAKTKNNLATCYLKQGKFKDAESLYKEILTRAHEKEFGSVNNDNKPIWMHAEEREESKGKRRDSGPYVEYGSWYKACKVDSPTVNTTLKSLGALYRRQGKLEAAETLEECASKSRKQGIDAINQSKVVELLKDGGAGGSDRRHSREGINGPGGQRGEGEGDDSAEWNGDGNGSLRRSGSFGKIRDALRRSSEMLVKKLQGSGPQEPRNPGMKRASSLNFLNKSTEETTQDAASGLSDCRGLSASNVDLSRRSSLIG; translated from the exons ATGTCCACCATGGTGTATCCACGAGAAGAAGCCCTGGAGCGCCTGAGCCAGGATGAGATCGTCCTCAACACCAAGGCCGTCATGCAGGGCCTGGAGACCCTGCGGGGGGAGCACGCCCAGCTCCTCAACTCCCTGCTGGACTGCACCCAGCCCCCCGTCGCCCAGGAGAAGTCCGGCCTGCTCCGCAAGAGCCTGGAGGCCATCGAGCTCGGCCTGGGAGAAGCACAG GTGATCATCGCCCTGTCCAGCCACCTGAGCGCCGTGGAGTCGGAGAAGCAGAAGCTGCGCGCCCAGGTGCGTCGCCTCTGCCAGGAGAACCAGTGGCTGCGGGACGAGTTGGCCGGGACGCAGCACAAGCTGCAGCGCAGCGAGCAGAGCGTGgcccagctggaggaggagaagaagcacCTGGAGTTCATGAACCAGATCAAGAAGTTCGACGATGACGTGTCGCCGTCGGAGGAGAAGAGCCAGGGCtcaggtggagggggggggagcggaggaggagacacCTCCAAGGACAGTTTGGACGACTTGTTCCCCAACGACGATGACCAAGGACCAG CTCAGCCCAGTGGGGAGGTGGCGGCCCAGCAGGGAGGCTACGAGATCCCAGCGCGCCTCAGGACGCTGCACAACCTGGTGATCCAGTACGCCTCCCAGGGGAGGTACGAGGTGGCCGTGCCGCTGTGCAAACAGGCCCTGGAGGACCTGGAGAAGACGTCTGGACGCGACCACCCCGACGTCGCCACCATGCTCAACATCCTGGCCCTGGTGTACAG agACCAGAACAAGTACAAGGAGGCAGCTCACCTCCTGAACGACGCCCTGGCCATCAGGGAGAAGACGCTGGGGAAGGATCATCCCGCTGTGGCTGCCACGCTCAACAACCTGGCTGTGCTGTACGGAAAGAGGGGCAAGTACAAGGAGGCTGAGCCGCTCTGCAAGAGGGCGCTGGAGATCCGAGAGAAG GTGCTGGGGAAGTACCACCCCGACGTGGCCAAGCAGCTGAACAACCTGGCGCTGCTGTGTCAGAACCAGAGCAAGTACGACGAGGTGGAGTACTACTACCGACGAGCCCTGGAGATCTACGAGTCCAAACTGGGAGCCGACGACCCCAACGTGGCCAAGACCAAAAACAACCTG GCCACATGCTACCTGAAGCAAGGGAAGTTCAAAGATGCCGAGTCTCTGTACAAGGAGATCCTGACCCGGGCTCACGAGAAAGAGTTTGGATCCGTCAACA atGACAACAAGCCGATCTGGATGCacgcagaggagagagaggagagcaag GGAAAACGCAGGGACTCTGGCCCGTATGTGGAGTACGGGAGCTGGTATAAGGCCTGCAAGGTGGACAG CCCCACGGTGAACACCACCCTGAAAAGCCTGGGAGCGCTGTACCGTCGTCAGGGTAAACTGGAAGCAGCAGAGACTCTGGAGGAGTGCGCCAGCAAGTCACGGAAACAG GGCATCGATGCCATTAACCAGAGCAAAgtggtggagctgctgaaggACGGAGGAGCCGGCGGCAGCGACAGACGACACAGCAGGGAGGGAATCAACGGACCTGGGGGACAGCGGGGGGAGGGCGAGGGCGATGACTCTGCCGAGTGGAACGGG GACGGGAACGGGTCTCTGCGCCGCAGCGGCTCCTTCGGGAAGATCCGCGACgctctgaggaggagcagcgagATGCTGGTGAAGAAGCTGCAGGGGAGCGGCCCTCAGGAACCTCGGAACCCAGG gATGAAGAGAGCGAGTTCCCTCAACTTCCTCAACAAGAGCACCGAGGAGACCACGCAG GACGCCGCCTCCGGACTGTCGGACTGCAGGGGGCTCAGCGCCAGCAACGTGGACCTGTCCAGACGCAGCTCCCTGATTGGCTAG